In Nasonia vitripennis strain AsymCx chromosome 2, Nvit_psr_1.1, whole genome shotgun sequence, a genomic segment contains:
- the LOC100678358 gene encoding uncharacterized protein LOC100678358 has translation MGKTKRQVSQVKRAGCRPRRQRIIRPLNLPPEIWQKYLSTKSHKENIQQTNTYTTEMNLPASTASENKLVMKDVKATSSKTSVGATCCNSAGNEPNILKQLSVKIDNSYAVQFNCLFLNENLCKALEIHKSIYDKVMNAKQAFIKFSVQTVIHNKEKGLSDHVILAESELNVSLNLLEKQELLLSNLQKTFREITAPLSVLTCYNIEQDNMLRLSACLSKKENEIDDLKQRNGSLEIKIRNNEQKLLKTKQTYQNIIKTKDKLLSDAKRKCCLMMKRIRLMKESNRRKNNNNMESLGIQAKIKNLVAESIKLTESLKKNILENHTHSCTTCNNELAVKNKNEIIFNLNNQLKDLHKQNKRKDNVIHSLLISSRHLNRQIVAIKESSKLKEKQCKFETAKLTSCIDNLRRKQDRWLTDRFFQKRHSIMLFEKIKQMEIQENKKALFCFNKIEKNSNDAVIPKT, from the exons AtgggaaaaacaaaaagacaAGTAAGCCAAGTGAAACGTGCCGGGTGCAGGCCGAGGCGACAACGAATAATTCGTCCACTAAATTTACCTCCTGAAATCTGGCAAAAATACCTCTCAACAAAATCGCACAAAGAAAACATTCAACAAACGAATACTTATACTACAGAAATG AATTTACCTGCAAGCACAGCAAGTGAAAATAAATTGGTGATGAAGGATGTCAAGGCAACTAGTTCAAAAACTTCAGTTGGTGCTACCTGCTGTAATTCTGCAGGAAATGAACCAAATATACTCAAGCAATTGTCTGTAAAAATAGACAACTCGTATGCAGTTCAATTCAACtgtctttttttaaatgaaaa CTTGTGCAAAGCTCTAGAAATCCATAAAAGTATTTATGATAAAGTAATGAATGCAAAACAGGCTTTTATCAAGTTTTCAGTCCAAACAGTTATTCataacaaagaaaaaggaTTATCAGACCACGTAATTCTTG CGGAATCAGAACTTAATGTTtcattgaatttattagaaaaacaAGAATTGCTATTATCCAATTTACAGAAAACATTCCGTGAAATCACAGCACCACTATCAGTATTAACTTGCTACAATATAGAACAGGACAATATGCTCAG ACTGTCTGCTTGTttaagtaaaaaagaaaatgaaatagATGATTTAAAACAAAGAAATGGTTCACTAGag attaaAATACGTAAcaatgaacaaaaattattgaagaCTAAGCAAACATATcaaaatatcatcaaaaccaaagaTAAACTTCTATCAGATGCAAAACGAAAATGCTGCCTTATGAT GAAGCGTATTCGATTGATGAAGGAAAGCAACAggaggaaaaataataataatatggaATCATTAGGAATTCAA gcgaaaattaaaaatcttgtGGCTGAATCAATAAAACTGACtgaatctctaaaaaaaaatattttagaaaatcATACACACAGTTGTACAACATGCAACAATGAACTGGCtgtcaaaaacaaaaatgaaattatttttaatttgaataatcAGTTGAAAGATTTACACAAGCAAAACAAACGAAAAGACAat gtAATCCATTCTTTGTTAATTTCCTCAAGACATCTAAATAGGCAAATTGTTGCTATTAAAGAGTCAAgcaaattaaaagaaaaacaatgtAAATTTGAAACTGCAAAATTAACATCTTGTATAGATAATTTAAGGAGAAAGCAAGATCGCTGGTTAACAGACAGGTTCTTTCAAAAACGTCATTCAATAATGTTGTTcgaaaaaatcaaacaaatggaaatacaagaaaataaaaaagcacttttttgttttaacaaaattgaaaaaaattcaaatgatgcaGTGATTCCAAAAACTTGA
- the LOC100122927 gene encoding mediator of RNA polymerase II transcription subunit 16 — MDLLYTVNRKTFAKSSFNQESTHDEHSLCSLSSRNIVAFTATTELNDTNSKTWGCHVYVCDLNMPWHPYKVLTNKGTITALKWDLSGEKLVIADSTGLVQLWTFKDYILNEWMLIGSHYFPGEHILAVAWFHNGKRTSLVPDKKDSTLYNEKFSHLPYAPSVKQFGGRAAQGVFIVSNTGMLGAVMITQDKQNPICSATESIGNIRQRITAVDISYAKNGQFLVAVSSGSFTLPIRCFRVSIRKTDERCIIASQALPSFFLQDGAPKDDSTNATITHLKFAVSETADSLIVAANNDGNGFIEVWELSEKTHPVHKLFQSKPCGEPFKAVVWQHQALYRCLYSITAIATTKLSIVTPTSYILVTLADSSIHCLSHDGLKEIAVSSLNTSWRQDEPLNKCSRTSSTISCIDMSWLGCIFLLVDTRGSLYVYKLSPEGSAITLGYACTLLEYCLLTGLDWLDLLLCLRSSMIEALCERFDASFNRQSLPVQQYHYMQFLCIKISLYRMLVSGQSKAADLTSLFMVNSVATAFKSLLRPSDTFHDKVPAERLPSVITDNIITDVDKVLLHIEPKEFTVEPITLQSLQQLIQWVADLALNLLVRLPERRMQMKQPSGYELVQDHKALNMLRELLVIIRIWGLLRPSCLPVFLRSADNIDVLGLLFQLLSKLVQPNAETQQQVDDQLIDDCCLLPNQIMIPQVYQANSITAVATPILFYQSFPLQLEYGSEPDLTFIPELNPVEGCMHNGQIVDAVRHLYLGKQPLLVKQCTRCGAKSQVHNTTRTAAIRAWEQRWAKGCPCGGTWRIHNMNHQ, encoded by the exons ATGGATTTGCTATATACAGTAAACAGAAAAACATTTGCAAAATCATCTTTTAATCAAGAGAG TACCCACGATGAGCATTCTTTGTGCTCATTATCTAGTCGAAATATCGTTGCATTCACAGCAACAACAGAACTAAATGACACAAATAGTAAAACATGGGGCTGTCATGTTTATGTCTGCGACTTAAATATGCCATGGCATCCCTACaa AGTTTTAACTAATAAAGGTACTATTACGGCCTTAAAATGGGATTTATCTGGAGAAAAACTTGTGATTGCGGATTCAACAGGGCTTGTTCAGCTTTGGACATTTAaagattatattttaaatgaatGGATGCTCATTGGCTCTCATTATTTTCCTGGTGAACATATCTTGGCAGTTGCTTGGTTTCATAATGGAAAAAGG ACTAGTCTAGTTCCTGACAAAAAAGATAGTACGCTGTACAACGAAAAATTTTCTCATCTTCCTTATGCACCATCAGTCAAGCAGTTTGGTGGAAGAGCAGCTCAGGGAGTTTTTATAGTATCTAATACAGGAATGTTGGGTGCTGTGATGATAACACAAGATAAACAAAATCCTATTTGTTCTGCGACTGAAAGTATAGGAAATATACGCCAAAGAATCACTGCTGTTGACATTAGCTATGCAAAAA atGGTCAATTTTTGGTAGCTGTAAGCAGTGGTAGTTTTACATTACCAATAAGATGTTTTCGGGTTTCTATTCGCAAGACTGACGAACGATGCATTATAGCTTCACAAGCCTTGCCTAGTTTCTTTTTACAAGATGGAGCACCGAAAGATGATTCAA CCAATGCCACCATTACACATCTTAAATTTGCTGTATCAGAAACTGCAGATTCGTTAATTGTAGCTGCAAATAATGATGGTAATGGATTTATTGAAGTCTGGGAATTAAGTGAAAAGACCCATCCAGTTCATAAATTGTTTCAATCGAAACCTTGCGGCGAACCTTTCAAAGCAGtt GTCTGGCAACATCAAGCTTTATACAGATGTCTATATTCTATAACAGCTATAGCAACAACAAAATTATCTATAGTCACGCCAACAAGTTATATTTTAGTGACTTTAGCAGACTCTTCGATTCATTGTCTTAGTCACGACGGTTTAAAAGAAATTGCTGTTTCATCATTAAATACTAGCTGGCGTCAGGATGAACCCTTGAACAAATGTTCAAGAACATCATCCACAATTTCTTGCATAGATATGTCATGGTTGGgatgtatatttttacttGTTGATACCAGAGGAAGtttatatgtttataaattatCTCCAGAAG GTTCAGCTATAACATTAGGTTATGCGTGTACTTTGTTAGAGTACTGTTTATTAACAGGATTAGACTGGTTGGATTTACTTTTATGCCTTAGATCATCAATGATTGAAGCATTATGTGAACGTTTTGATGCTTCATTTAATAGACAATCTTTACCTGTACAGCAATATCATTACATGCAGTTTTTGTGCATAAAAATTTCTCTTTATAG AATGCTTGTCAGTGGACAGAGTAAAGCAGCAGACCTGACTTCGTTATTTATGGTGAATTCAGTTGCAACAGCATTCAAGTCTTTATTAAGGCCATCTGACACTTTTCATGACAAAGTACCAGCTGAACGTTTACCATCTGTTATAACAGATAATATTATTACTGATGTAGACAAG GTTTTGCTCCACATTGAACCCAAGGAATTCACAGTAGAACCCATTACTCTACAGTCATTACAACAATTAATCCAGTGGGTAGCAGATCTAGCATTAAATTTATTGGTGAGATTACCCGAACGGAGAATGCAAATGAAACAACCAAGTGGT TATGAACTCGTCCAAGATCATAAAGCACTTAACATGTTACGAGAACTTCTTGTAATCATACGTATTTGGGGATTATTGCGACCTTCGTGCTTACCAGTATTCCTCAGAAGTGCAGATAATATTGATGTGTTAGGATTATTGTTTCAACTTCTCTCCAAGCTAGTTCAACCAAATGCTGAGACACAACAACAAGTTGATGATCAGTTAATAG ATGACTGCTGTCTTTTGCCAAATCAAATAATGATTCCACAAGTATATCAAGCAAACAGTATTACTGCCGTAGCAACTCCtattttgttttatcaaagttttCCGCTCcaa tTGGAGTATGGCAGTGAACCAGATTTAACTTTTATACCAGAATTAAATCCAGTTGAAGGATGTATGCATAATGGACAAATAGTTGATGCTGTTAGGCATTTATATTTAGGAAAACAACCTCTTCTTGTAAAACAATGCACTAG gTGTGGAGCAAAATCCCAAGTACATAACACTACAAGGACTGCAGCGATAAGAGCATGGGAGCAAAGGTGGGCAAAAGGTTGCCCTTGTGGGGGCACTTGGAGAATACACAATATgaatcatcaataa
- the LOC100122938 gene encoding ATP-dependent zinc metalloprotease YME1L isoform X2, producing the protein MISLQSHNQVLYHLTQFTSAITPRSATPLSAQVKQKNDSINKKTEDILCQSSFSEAVKSCNELALDKLNIQNLITPLRISRNDVWDILEQLSKTESSEIGRKNNKWKVSYVSGSSFAENKRGLSTSQLSDSNQLKTVYFFIKPQRRFLRKFCSLTIHPNSAAQVRYFKTDRSIKAELDRNPTLSTRIRKWIGLNTQSDSKLGELSGDEAISNAANREYRDIEKLSKLLGDKYAKLDEPQRIKVAFGEGYLAGRNQKPFGRVYKVLKFSQQIITTVIVLIIFIFFIATTEGSMFKMKLGNKSQVDPEEINVKFNDVKGVEDAKSELMDVVEFLRNPDKFSALGGKLPKGVLLVGPPGTGKTLLARAVAGEAGVPFFYAAGPEFDEIFVGQGARRVRDLFKAAKEHAPCVIFIDEIDSVGAKRTNSVIHPHANQTINQLLSEMDGFHRNEGVIVIGATNRRQDLDKALLRPGRFDSEVTVKAPDLMERKEIIDLYLGKVLTRDVNAELLAKRTIGFTGADIENMINQAALRAAIEGAEYVTMDHLERAKDKVIMGPEGKKKILDEQENRLTAYHEGGHALVSYFTKDAVPLHKVTILPRGQALGYTQSLPNKDTHLMTKAQMLASMDVSMGGRAAEELIFGQDQVTSGASSDFVNATAIAEEMVRVYGMSEKFGFRVIRYPGEEGGIDYSASTKELIDNEVRRLLQESYDRAKAILKNHSKEHKLLAEALLKYETLDAEDVKTLVSGKKLRHETANDVNRTVVDVPNNIM; encoded by the exons ATGATTTCTTTGCAATCTCACAATCAG GTACTATATCATCTGACCCAATTCACTTCTGCTATTACACCAAGATCGGCCACACCATTGTCAGCTCAAgtaaagcaaaaaaatgatTCTATAAACAAGAAGACTGAGGATATACTTTGTCAAAGCAGTTTTTCGGAG GCGGTTAAAAGCTGCAATGAATTAGCCTtggataaattaaatatacaaaatttaataactCCTTTGAGGATCAGCAGAAATGATGTATGGGATATCTTGGAACAGCTCTCTAAAACAGAAAGTTCTGAAATTggaagaaaaaacaacaaatgGAAGGTATCCTATGTTTCTGGTTCTAGCTTCGCAGAAAATAAGAGAGGCTTGTCTACATCGCAACTATCTGATAGTAATCAGCTGAAAAcggtttatttttttatcaaaccACAACGacgatttttacgaaaattttgTTCTTTAACAATACACCCCAATAGTGCAGCACAAGTTAGATATTTCAAAACAGACCGTAGCATTAAAGCTGAACTTGATCGAAATCCTACATTAAGTACTCGAATACGAAAATGGATTGGTTTAAACACCCAATCA GATAGCAAGCTGGGAGAATTGTCTGGTGATGAGGCAATAAGCAATGCAGCAAATAGAGAATATCGGGATATAGAAAAATTGAGTAAACTGCTAGGCGATAAGTATGCCAAACTTGACGAACCACAGCGAATTAAAGTAGCTTTTGGTGAAGGTTACCTAGCTGGCCGAAATCAAAAACCTTTTGGACGAGTATacaaagtattaaaattttcacagCAGATTATAACAACTGTTATAgttcttataatttttattttttttatag CAACAACAGAAGGAAGTATGTTCAAAATGAAACTTGGGAATAAGTCACAAGTCGATCCAGAAGaaattaatgtaaaatttaatgatGTAAAGGGG GTAGAAGACGCCAAGTCCGAGTTAATGGATGTTGTGGAATTTTTGAGAAATCCTGATAAATTTTCAGCTCTTGGTGGAAAATTGCCGAAAGGAGTATTACTTGTTGGTCCACCGGGAACAGGTAAAACTCTCTTAGCTCGAGCCGTAGCAGGGGAAGCTGGTGTGCCTTTCTTTTATGCAGCTGGACCAGAATTTGATGAAATATTTGTTGGTCAAGGAGCCCGTAGAGTAAGAGATTTATTCA agGCTGCCAAGGAACATGCTCCTTGTGTAATTTTTATAGATGAAATAGATTCAGTTGGAGCAAAACGTACAAATTCTGTTATACATCCACATGCTAACCAAACTATTAACCAGCTTCTTTCAGAAATGGATGG ATTTCACCGAAATGAGGGAGTAATTGTAATAGGAGCAACTAATAGGCGTCAAGATCTCGATAAAGCGTTATTAAGGCCTGGCCGTTTTGACTCAGAAGTTACAGTAAAAGCACCAGACTTGATGGAGCGCAAAGAAATCATAGATTTATATTTAGGAAAAGTTCTCACTCGCGACGTTAATGCCGAGCTGTTAGCAAAACGAACTATTGGATTTACCGGTGCCGATATAGAAAATATG ATCAACCAAGCTGCCTTACGAGCTGCTATTGAAGGTGCTGAATATGTGACGATGGATCATTTAGAACGTGCTAAAGATAAAGTTATAATGGGACCTGaaggtaaaaagaaaattctagACGAACAAGAAAATCGTCTAACTGCGTATCATGAAGGAGGTCACGCACTAGTATCGTATTTTACGAAAGATGCTGTGCCTTTGCATAAAGTCACAATTTTACCGCGAGGACAAGCATTAggatat ACCCAGTCTCTTCCCAACAAAGACACACATTTGATGACCAAAGCACAAATGCTTGCAAGTATGGATGTGTCTATGGGTGGTCGTGCCGCAGAAGAGCTTATATTTGGACAAGATCAAGTTACATCCGGAGCTTCAAGTGATTTTGTG aatgctACAGCAATTGCAGAAGAAATGGTTCGGGTGTATGGCATGTCGGAAAAGTTTGGATTCAGGGTAATTAGATATCCAGGAGAGGAGGGTGGTATCGATTACAGTGCGAGCACAAAAGAGTTAATTGATAATGAAGTTAGACGACTTTTACAG gaaTCATACGACCGAGCTAaagcaattttaaaaaatcatagtAAAGAACACAAGCTATTAGCTGAGGCattgttaaaatatgaaaCTTTGGATGCAGAAGATGTCAAGACACTCGTAAGTGGAAAAAAATTGCGACACGAAACTGCCAACGATGTGAACCGAACGGTCGTCGACGTACCGAATAACAtcatgtaa
- the LOC100122938 gene encoding ATP-dependent zinc metalloprotease YME1L isoform X1, which produces MISLQSHNQVLYHLTQFTSAITPRSATPLSAQVKQKNDSINKKTEDILCQSSFSEAVKSCNELALDKLNIQNLITPLRISRNDVWDILEQLSKTESSEIGRKNNKWKVSYVSGSSFAENKRGLSTSQLSDSNQLKTVYFFIKPQRRFLRKFCSLTIHPNSAAQVRYFKTDRSIKAELDRNPTLSTRIRKWIGLNTQSDSKLGELSGDEAISNAANREYRDIEKLSKLLGDKYAKLDEPQRIKVAFGEGYLAGRNQKPFGRVYKVLKFSQQIITTVIVLIIFIFFIGAYKSTTEGSMFKMKLGNKSQVDPEEINVKFNDVKGVEDAKSELMDVVEFLRNPDKFSALGGKLPKGVLLVGPPGTGKTLLARAVAGEAGVPFFYAAGPEFDEIFVGQGARRVRDLFKAAKEHAPCVIFIDEIDSVGAKRTNSVIHPHANQTINQLLSEMDGFHRNEGVIVIGATNRRQDLDKALLRPGRFDSEVTVKAPDLMERKEIIDLYLGKVLTRDVNAELLAKRTIGFTGADIENMINQAALRAAIEGAEYVTMDHLERAKDKVIMGPEGKKKILDEQENRLTAYHEGGHALVSYFTKDAVPLHKVTILPRGQALGYTQSLPNKDTHLMTKAQMLASMDVSMGGRAAEELIFGQDQVTSGASSDFVNATAIAEEMVRVYGMSEKFGFRVIRYPGEEGGIDYSASTKELIDNEVRRLLQESYDRAKAILKNHSKEHKLLAEALLKYETLDAEDVKTLVSGKKLRHETANDVNRTVVDVPNNIM; this is translated from the exons ATGATTTCTTTGCAATCTCACAATCAG GTACTATATCATCTGACCCAATTCACTTCTGCTATTACACCAAGATCGGCCACACCATTGTCAGCTCAAgtaaagcaaaaaaatgatTCTATAAACAAGAAGACTGAGGATATACTTTGTCAAAGCAGTTTTTCGGAG GCGGTTAAAAGCTGCAATGAATTAGCCTtggataaattaaatatacaaaatttaataactCCTTTGAGGATCAGCAGAAATGATGTATGGGATATCTTGGAACAGCTCTCTAAAACAGAAAGTTCTGAAATTggaagaaaaaacaacaaatgGAAGGTATCCTATGTTTCTGGTTCTAGCTTCGCAGAAAATAAGAGAGGCTTGTCTACATCGCAACTATCTGATAGTAATCAGCTGAAAAcggtttatttttttatcaaaccACAACGacgatttttacgaaaattttgTTCTTTAACAATACACCCCAATAGTGCAGCACAAGTTAGATATTTCAAAACAGACCGTAGCATTAAAGCTGAACTTGATCGAAATCCTACATTAAGTACTCGAATACGAAAATGGATTGGTTTAAACACCCAATCA GATAGCAAGCTGGGAGAATTGTCTGGTGATGAGGCAATAAGCAATGCAGCAAATAGAGAATATCGGGATATAGAAAAATTGAGTAAACTGCTAGGCGATAAGTATGCCAAACTTGACGAACCACAGCGAATTAAAGTAGCTTTTGGTGAAGGTTACCTAGCTGGCCGAAATCAAAAACCTTTTGGACGAGTATacaaagtattaaaattttcacagCAGATTATAACAACTGTTATAgttcttataatttttattttttttataggtgCGTATAAAT CAACAACAGAAGGAAGTATGTTCAAAATGAAACTTGGGAATAAGTCACAAGTCGATCCAGAAGaaattaatgtaaaatttaatgatGTAAAGGGG GTAGAAGACGCCAAGTCCGAGTTAATGGATGTTGTGGAATTTTTGAGAAATCCTGATAAATTTTCAGCTCTTGGTGGAAAATTGCCGAAAGGAGTATTACTTGTTGGTCCACCGGGAACAGGTAAAACTCTCTTAGCTCGAGCCGTAGCAGGGGAAGCTGGTGTGCCTTTCTTTTATGCAGCTGGACCAGAATTTGATGAAATATTTGTTGGTCAAGGAGCCCGTAGAGTAAGAGATTTATTCA agGCTGCCAAGGAACATGCTCCTTGTGTAATTTTTATAGATGAAATAGATTCAGTTGGAGCAAAACGTACAAATTCTGTTATACATCCACATGCTAACCAAACTATTAACCAGCTTCTTTCAGAAATGGATGG ATTTCACCGAAATGAGGGAGTAATTGTAATAGGAGCAACTAATAGGCGTCAAGATCTCGATAAAGCGTTATTAAGGCCTGGCCGTTTTGACTCAGAAGTTACAGTAAAAGCACCAGACTTGATGGAGCGCAAAGAAATCATAGATTTATATTTAGGAAAAGTTCTCACTCGCGACGTTAATGCCGAGCTGTTAGCAAAACGAACTATTGGATTTACCGGTGCCGATATAGAAAATATG ATCAACCAAGCTGCCTTACGAGCTGCTATTGAAGGTGCTGAATATGTGACGATGGATCATTTAGAACGTGCTAAAGATAAAGTTATAATGGGACCTGaaggtaaaaagaaaattctagACGAACAAGAAAATCGTCTAACTGCGTATCATGAAGGAGGTCACGCACTAGTATCGTATTTTACGAAAGATGCTGTGCCTTTGCATAAAGTCACAATTTTACCGCGAGGACAAGCATTAggatat ACCCAGTCTCTTCCCAACAAAGACACACATTTGATGACCAAAGCACAAATGCTTGCAAGTATGGATGTGTCTATGGGTGGTCGTGCCGCAGAAGAGCTTATATTTGGACAAGATCAAGTTACATCCGGAGCTTCAAGTGATTTTGTG aatgctACAGCAATTGCAGAAGAAATGGTTCGGGTGTATGGCATGTCGGAAAAGTTTGGATTCAGGGTAATTAGATATCCAGGAGAGGAGGGTGGTATCGATTACAGTGCGAGCACAAAAGAGTTAATTGATAATGAAGTTAGACGACTTTTACAG gaaTCATACGACCGAGCTAaagcaattttaaaaaatcatagtAAAGAACACAAGCTATTAGCTGAGGCattgttaaaatatgaaaCTTTGGATGCAGAAGATGTCAAGACACTCGTAAGTGGAAAAAAATTGCGACACGAAACTGCCAACGATGTGAACCGAACGGTCGTCGACGTACCGAATAACAtcatgtaa